One region of Marivirga arenosa genomic DNA includes:
- a CDS encoding nucleotidyltransferase family protein, giving the protein MNYQKHLVDQDSTIKEALAKLDVLAADAILFVVDHEQKLVGSLTDGDVRRGLLKDMSIHQKVIDFIQPNPKYILKSSYNVEDLEKFRAANLKIIPVLNDAHQVINVINFRFLKSYLPIDAIIMAGGKGTRLKPLTNDIPKPLLKVADKPIIEHNIDRLITYGIDDFWISINYLGNQLKEYFKEGESKGVQIKYVSEEKPLGTIGAARAIKNFQHETVLVTNSDILTNLDYEDFYKDFIQSGADLSVVTIPYEVLIPYAVLEMEKGSVKSFKEKPTYTYYSNGGIYLLKRELLELIPENEFYNATDLMEELINRGKKVNSYPLRGYWLDIGKHEDFQKAQEDYKHIKF; this is encoded by the coding sequence GTGAATTATCAAAAGCACCTAGTTGACCAAGATAGTACCATAAAAGAAGCACTTGCAAAATTAGATGTGCTGGCTGCAGATGCTATTTTATTTGTGGTTGATCATGAGCAAAAGCTTGTAGGATCATTAACTGATGGTGATGTAAGAAGAGGCTTGCTAAAAGATATGTCAATTCATCAGAAGGTGATTGACTTCATACAACCCAATCCAAAATACATACTCAAATCAAGCTATAATGTAGAGGATTTAGAAAAATTTAGGGCTGCAAATCTAAAAATTATCCCAGTGCTAAATGATGCCCATCAGGTTATCAATGTTATCAATTTTAGATTTCTAAAATCCTATTTGCCCATTGATGCTATTATTATGGCAGGTGGCAAAGGAACTAGGTTAAAGCCTTTAACCAATGACATTCCTAAACCCTTATTAAAAGTAGCGGATAAACCCATAATTGAACATAATATTGATCGTTTAATTACTTACGGAATCGATGATTTTTGGATCTCCATCAATTATCTTGGAAACCAATTGAAAGAGTATTTTAAAGAGGGAGAAAGTAAGGGCGTACAAATTAAATACGTTTCTGAGGAGAAACCTTTAGGTACTATTGGAGCCGCAAGAGCTATTAAAAACTTTCAACATGAAACTGTTTTAGTCACCAATTCCGATATTTTAACGAATCTTGATTATGAAGATTTCTATAAAGATTTCATCCAATCAGGTGCCGATCTATCGGTAGTCACTATTCCTTATGAAGTCTTAATTCCTTATGCTGTATTGGAAATGGAGAAGGGAAGTGTAAAATCTTTTAAAGAAAAGCCTACTTACACTTATTATTCCAATGGTGGGATTTATTTACTTAAACGAGAATTGTTGGAATTAATACCTGAAAATGAGTTCTACAATGCAACAGATTTAATGGAGGAGCTGATAAATAGAGGAAAAAAAGTGAATTCATATCCGCTCAGAGGCTATTGGTTGGATATTGGCAAACATGAGGATTTTCAAAAAGCTCAAGAGGATTATAAACATATAAAGTTTTAA
- a CDS encoding PIG-L deacetylase family protein, with translation MKNVIVVSAHPDDETIGAGGTLLKHIKNGDQVTWLIATNVFEEQGFSKERVRSRQKEIEKVAKAFGFVNVFLLDYPTMSLSSSSIIKMVPEISDIFNKVKPEVIYCLNRSDAHSDHRVLFDAVMACTKSFRYPFIKKVLLYECLSETEFAPALAEKAFIPNYFVDISEFCHQKIKIMKIFDSELGEHPFPRSARNIEALATYRGATVGVEYAEAFQAIKIIDK, from the coding sequence ATGAAGAATGTAATTGTAGTTTCTGCCCATCCTGATGATGAAACTATTGGAGCTGGCGGTACATTATTAAAGCATATAAAAAATGGTGATCAGGTAACTTGGTTGATCGCTACCAATGTGTTTGAAGAACAGGGTTTTTCCAAAGAACGTGTAAGATCACGACAAAAAGAGATAGAAAAGGTAGCGAAGGCTTTTGGTTTTGTTAATGTTTTTTTACTTGATTACCCCACGATGAGTTTAAGTAGCTCAAGCATTATCAAGATGGTGCCAGAGATCTCTGATATTTTTAATAAGGTCAAACCTGAAGTTATTTATTGTTTAAACCGATCAGATGCCCATTCAGATCATAGAGTTTTATTTGATGCGGTAATGGCCTGTACTAAATCGTTTAGATATCCCTTTATCAAGAAAGTATTACTTTATGAATGCCTCTCCGAAACAGAATTTGCTCCTGCTTTAGCTGAAAAAGCTTTTATACCTAATTATTTTGTGGACATCAGTGAATTTTGTCATCAAAAAATTAAGATTATGAAAATATTTGATTCAGAATTGGGTGAACATCCTTTTCCGAGATCAGCAAGAAACATTGAAGCATTAGCGACTTACAGGGGTGCAACCGTTGGCGTTGAATATGCAGAAGCCTTTCAAGCGATTAAAATAATAGATAAGTGA
- a CDS encoding acyltransferase, with amino-acid sequence MKKIIVKLLIKLYKHGEEYSKRKKYQNYSVKYSIDKSFKFNGEKIKLYGKGNIVCGKNSYIGSYSTIQADKEMIVRIGDFCRISHNVRIYTSSAVVDQDFKNYNNLKKKFGNVNIGNAVWIGANVFINPGVNIGDNSIIGANSVVTKDIPENAIVGGVPAKLIRYKII; translated from the coding sequence ATGAAAAAAATAATAGTCAAACTACTTATAAAATTATATAAACATGGAGAGGAATATTCTAAAAGGAAGAAATACCAAAATTATTCAGTAAAATATAGTATAGACAAGTCATTTAAATTTAATGGCGAAAAAATAAAATTGTATGGTAAAGGAAACATTGTGTGTGGAAAAAATTCATATATAGGTAGCTATTCAACCATACAAGCGGACAAAGAAATGATTGTCAGAATCGGTGATTTCTGTAGAATATCTCATAATGTAAGAATTTATACATCTTCTGCCGTTGTTGATCAAGATTTTAAGAATTACAATAATTTGAAAAAAAAATTCGGGAATGTTAATATTGGGAACGCAGTATGGATCGGAGCTAATGTGTTTATTAATCCTGGTGTAAATATAGGTGATAACTCTATTATAGGTGCAAACTCTGTTGTAACAAAGGATATTCCAGAAAATGCAATTGTTGGTGGAGTGCCTGCTAAACTCATTCGCTATAAAATTATTTAA
- a CDS encoding lipopolysaccharide biosynthesis protein, whose translation MLKKLFSHTAIYGFAPQITKIASFFSLPLITQELTELDYGIAGVLTAYTSAIAVFSFLGLRVVLVNSYFKSPKQFKWAWRQIYGFLSIWNIAYAFFLGALIYFIVPTEANDQRWLIVLLHIGPIVFFGPTSNICSTYYQLKQKPFQIAIRSVVFGILTIVLNVVFIANYKMGFMGWFWSSFIVGVIRNLSFYYPLNFVLKLTPIFNFKWRLIKSSLSVSLPMIPHYYSNYLLNSSDKMVMDVSGISTGNIGKYNVAYTVGRFTNNLGSASGLAIGPLLNKFYKDNNDMAASFLIFILQVSFFMITCLLSVWMKEIFYFLLRNETLSQMYYLGIIIVMSYNYRPMYFAANSKLMFSEKTNILWRVTLGAGLVNVILNLILLPIYGFEIAAITTFVAYIFMGYSGFSFKVFKQLTNANYYPLIWLFITLILTILVYLFKDFTISNKIIISIIFLLVGTFAIVAFNMKLKEIT comes from the coding sequence ATGCTTAAAAAACTATTTTCTCATACTGCTATTTATGGTTTTGCACCACAAATTACCAAAATAGCAAGTTTTTTTTCGCTTCCCTTAATCACACAAGAATTAACGGAACTAGATTACGGTATAGCAGGTGTTTTAACGGCATATACCTCAGCAATTGCTGTATTTAGTTTTCTAGGTTTGAGAGTTGTTTTAGTGAATTCTTATTTTAAGTCTCCAAAACAATTTAAATGGGCTTGGAGACAAATTTACGGATTTTTATCTATATGGAATATTGCTTATGCTTTTTTTCTTGGGGCTTTAATATACTTTATAGTTCCTACAGAAGCTAATGACCAAAGATGGCTAATTGTGTTGCTTCATATTGGGCCTATTGTCTTTTTTGGCCCTACCTCTAATATTTGTAGCACCTATTATCAACTAAAACAAAAGCCTTTTCAAATTGCTATCCGAAGTGTTGTTTTTGGAATTTTAACAATTGTATTAAATGTAGTATTTATAGCCAATTATAAAATGGGATTTATGGGGTGGTTTTGGTCTTCTTTCATAGTTGGTGTTATTCGAAACTTGTCATTTTATTATCCACTTAATTTTGTTTTGAAATTGACGCCAATATTTAATTTTAAGTGGAGATTAATTAAAAGTTCATTGAGTGTGAGTTTACCAATGATACCACATTACTATTCTAATTATTTATTAAATAGTTCTGATAAAATGGTCATGGATGTAAGTGGAATTAGTACTGGCAATATTGGTAAGTATAATGTTGCATATACAGTTGGAAGGTTTACAAATAATTTGGGTTCAGCAAGCGGATTAGCTATTGGGCCTTTATTGAATAAATTTTACAAAGATAATAACGATATGGCTGCTTCTTTTTTAATATTTATCCTACAAGTTTCTTTTTTTATGATTACTTGTCTTTTAAGTGTTTGGATGAAAGAGATTTTCTATTTTTTATTAAGAAATGAGACACTTTCGCAAATGTATTATTTAGGTATAATAATAGTGATGTCTTATAATTATAGACCGATGTATTTTGCTGCCAATTCAAAATTAATGTTTTCTGAAAAAACGAACATATTGTGGCGCGTAACTTTAGGAGCAGGTTTAGTTAATGTAATTTTGAACTTAATTCTTTTACCAATATATGGTTTTGAAATTGCAGCTATTACAACGTTTGTCGCTTATATTTTTATGGGTTACTCTGGCTTCTCTTTTAAAGTATTTAAACAACTTACAAATGCAAATTATTACCCATTAATATGGCTTTTCATTACCTTAATATTGACCATTTTAGTTTATTTGTTCAAGGATTTCACTATTTCAAATAAAATTATAATCAGCATAATATTTCTGTTAGTTGGTACTTTTGCTATTGTAGCTTTCAATATGAAATTAAAAGAAATTACATGA
- a CDS encoding acylneuraminate cytidylyltransferase family protein gives MKPLVVIPARGGSKGVPRKNIKELGGKSLIYYTIEAAREVFEDKYIMVSTDDEEIKEVVERTGLKVPFLRPQELATDEAGTHEVLLHAIKFSEGNGYFPDTLILLQPTSPFRTGEHIKEALNLYHNELDMVVSVKETKSNPYYVLFEENEEGYLRKSKEGDFTRRQDVPKVWEINGAIYIINIESIKNKEVNRFECIKKYVMDYISSIDIDDKLDFQIASLIKLN, from the coding sequence ATGAAGCCATTAGTAGTGATACCAGCAAGAGGAGGTTCAAAAGGTGTTCCTCGAAAAAATATTAAAGAACTAGGCGGGAAGTCTCTTATTTATTATACGATTGAAGCTGCAAGAGAAGTATTTGAGGATAAATACATAATGGTAAGTACTGATGATGAAGAAATTAAAGAAGTTGTAGAGAGAACTGGTCTTAAAGTTCCATTTCTAAGACCTCAAGAATTAGCTACTGATGAGGCAGGAACTCATGAAGTATTACTACATGCCATTAAGTTTTCAGAGGGAAATGGTTATTTCCCAGATACACTGATTTTACTACAGCCTACTTCACCTTTTAGAACCGGGGAACATATTAAGGAAGCTTTAAACTTATATCATAATGAATTAGATATGGTGGTTTCTGTAAAGGAAACAAAGTCAAACCCATATTATGTTTTGTTCGAAGAAAATGAAGAAGGTTATTTAAGGAAATCCAAGGAAGGTGATTTTACAAGAAGGCAGGATGTACCTAAAGTCTGGGAAATTAATGGGGCGATATACATAATAAATATTGAATCTATAAAGAATAAAGAAGTTAATCGATTTGAATGTATTAAAAAGTATGTAATGGATTACATCTCTTCTATTGATATAGATGATAAGTTGGATTTTCAGATTGCTAGTTTAATAAAGTTAAATTAG